Proteins encoded within one genomic window of Acidithiobacillus sp. AMEEHan:
- a CDS encoding host attachment protein, with protein sequence MGAKTWILVANASTAKLYQRHTSLQTPEYLRGWSHEDSRKHAEELIADSAAGRSQQSFGHGARPAIDPKGSPKENEKRDFAAELGSYLNEERKQGGFEALILVASPEFLGLLRETLDGPSQASLTLSVAKDYTHASAEELQEYLNDYQEKS encoded by the coding sequence ATGGGAGCCAAAACCTGGATTCTCGTCGCCAACGCCAGCACCGCCAAACTCTACCAGCGGCATACTTCGTTGCAGACACCGGAATATCTACGCGGCTGGAGCCACGAAGACAGTCGCAAACATGCCGAAGAGCTGATCGCCGATAGCGCTGCAGGGCGCAGCCAACAAAGTTTTGGCCACGGAGCACGCCCGGCCATCGATCCTAAAGGCAGCCCCAAGGAAAATGAAAAACGCGATTTTGCAGCCGAGCTTGGCAGCTACCTGAACGAAGAGCGCAAGCAGGGCGGGTTCGAGGCGCTGATTCTGGTTGCCTCCCCGGAATTTCTCGGCCTGCTGCGCGAGACGCTGGATGGCCCCAGCCAGGCATCCCTGACACTCAGCGTCGCCAAAGATTACACCCATGCTAGCGCCGAGGAGCTGCAAGAGTATTTGAACGACTATCAGGAAAAATCCTAG
- the speE gene encoding polyamine aminopropyltransferase, with product MSTELWYTERYEEHGAALSLKVREVLHREQSPYQTIEIFETEHFGTLMTLDGLVMLTDRDNFLYHEMMTHPALFTHPDPKRVLIIGGGDCGTLREVLRHPEVEMAVQVELDERVTRVAERFFPLLCERNDDPRARFHFQDGIAWAGNAKPGSYDVIIVDSTDPVGPAAGLFGEEFYAACFRALGEQGVLVAQSESPLLHADLIRQCQRRMQGAGFDSVDTLFFPQFAYPSGWWSATLARKGIERDAFRRKDAEQMQGLQYYHADLQAAAMVAPAFLLAQR from the coding sequence ATGAGCACCGAACTCTGGTACACCGAACGGTATGAAGAGCATGGCGCGGCCCTGAGCCTGAAGGTGCGCGAAGTCTTGCATCGCGAGCAGAGCCCCTATCAGACCATCGAGATTTTCGAGACGGAGCATTTTGGTACGCTGATGACCCTGGATGGTCTGGTCATGCTCACGGATCGCGACAATTTTCTCTATCACGAGATGATGACCCATCCGGCCTTGTTCACCCATCCTGATCCAAAGCGGGTGCTGATCATTGGTGGTGGGGATTGCGGCACGCTACGCGAGGTTCTGCGGCATCCCGAGGTGGAGATGGCCGTGCAAGTGGAACTTGATGAACGCGTCACGCGGGTGGCGGAGCGCTTTTTTCCGCTGCTCTGTGAGCGCAACGACGATCCGCGTGCCCGTTTTCACTTTCAAGACGGCATCGCCTGGGCAGGGAACGCCAAACCGGGCAGCTATGACGTGATCATCGTCGATTCCACCGACCCAGTAGGACCGGCGGCTGGGCTCTTTGGCGAGGAGTTCTATGCAGCGTGCTTCCGTGCTCTGGGCGAGCAGGGTGTACTCGTTGCCCAGTCCGAGTCGCCGCTGCTCCACGCCGATCTCATTCGCCAGTGCCAGCGGCGGATGCAGGGAGCAGGCTTTGATTCGGTCGATACCCTGTTCTTCCCGCAGTTTGCGTATCCCTCCGGTTGGTGGAGTGCCACCCTGGCGCGCAAAGGGATCGAGCGCGACGCCTTTCGCCGCAAGGATGCCGAACAGATGCAGGGTCTGCAGTATTACCACGCGGACCTGCAGGCAGCGGCGATGGTGGCGCCGGCATTTTTGCTTGCGCAACGTTAA
- the tsaD gene encoding tRNA (adenosine(37)-N6)-threonylcarbamoyltransferase complex transferase subunit TsaD, producing MAELVLGVESSCDETGLALYEKGVGLRGEVLFSQTEIHAPFGGVVPELAARDHVRRLPLLWRELQKRSGLARADAVAVTSGPGLIGALLVGVSFARALAYAWQVPLLPVHHLEGHLLAPLLEGELPLPAVALLVSGGHSQLIAMRALGQYELLGDTLDDAAGEAFDKAAKILGLPYPGGPALAALAERGDASRFALPRPMLDRPGLDFSFSGLKTAFRLQAERLAVEDRQGRADLAASFQQAIVDTLVEKTRRALRQTGFGQLIVAGGVSANRLLRTSLQAALAPLAQVHFPSIRHSTDNAAMIALAGSIHLEKAKAALYPLKARARWPLEEL from the coding sequence ATGGCTGAATTGGTTTTGGGGGTGGAAAGTTCCTGTGATGAGACCGGCCTCGCTCTCTATGAAAAAGGTGTGGGCTTGCGTGGCGAGGTGCTTTTCAGTCAGACGGAGATTCATGCCCCTTTTGGCGGTGTGGTTCCAGAATTGGCGGCACGGGACCATGTACGTAGGCTTCCTTTGCTGTGGCGTGAACTGCAGAAGCGCAGCGGTCTAGCCCGGGCGGATGCGGTGGCGGTCACTAGCGGACCGGGCCTGATTGGTGCCTTGCTGGTAGGAGTAAGTTTTGCACGCGCCCTTGCCTATGCCTGGCAGGTGCCGTTGCTTCCGGTGCATCATCTCGAGGGTCATCTCCTCGCGCCCTTGTTGGAGGGGGAGCTTCCCCTGCCTGCTGTCGCGCTGCTGGTCTCTGGCGGGCATAGTCAACTCATTGCCATGCGCGCCCTCGGGCAGTACGAGTTGCTTGGCGATACCCTGGACGATGCCGCCGGTGAAGCCTTCGACAAGGCAGCGAAGATTCTGGGCTTGCCCTATCCGGGCGGGCCGGCCTTGGCGGCTCTGGCGGAGCGCGGGGACGCCAGCCGTTTCGCCCTGCCGCGCCCCATGCTCGACCGTCCCGGCCTGGATTTCAGTTTCAGCGGACTCAAGACGGCATTCCGTTTGCAGGCGGAGCGCCTCGCCGTTGAGGATCGTCAGGGCCGCGCCGATCTTGCCGCCAGCTTTCAGCAGGCCATCGTCGACACCCTGGTCGAAAAGACCCGGCGCGCATTGCGCCAAACTGGCTTTGGACAGCTCATCGTAGCCGGTGGCGTCAGTGCCAATCGTCTGCTCCGGACCAGTCTGCAGGCCGCGCTTGCCCCGCTGGCGCAGGTCCATTTCCCGAGCATCCGCCACAGTACCGACAATGCGGCGATGATCGCCCTGGCCGGTTCAATCCATCTGGAAAAGGCCAAGGCGGCCCTGTACCCGCTAAAGGCGCGTGCGCGCTGGCCGTTGGAGGAACTATGA
- a CDS encoding ferritin-like domain-containing protein has translation MQVEQEQIRAALLESELEAKLAAVQALPAAVATEGWVASPTPALPGRPARLRLVAPREVPRRRNLASREGRFALLHALAHIEFNAINLALDAVCAFAGLPEAYYADWLQVAKEEAAHFAALRALLQEMGGDYGDLPAHNGLWEMACETADDPLKRMALVPRVLEARGLDATPGIRARLQAVGDTQADAVLAVIEREEVGHVAAGSHWFRWLCAARGLDAEAQFFLLLDRYYRGQPGGDFAVAARLAAGFSEWELQTLRARAAEGRAHG, from the coding sequence ATGCAGGTAGAGCAAGAACAGATACGCGCAGCCCTTCTGGAGAGCGAACTCGAGGCCAAATTGGCCGCGGTGCAGGCGTTGCCCGCCGCGGTTGCTACCGAGGGCTGGGTTGCGAGCCCAACGCCAGCGCTACCTGGCCGGCCGGCACGTTTGCGCTTAGTGGCGCCGCGAGAAGTGCCGCGACGCCGTAATCTGGCTTCGCGCGAGGGGCGCTTTGCCTTGCTGCATGCCCTCGCGCACATCGAATTCAATGCCATCAACCTCGCCCTCGACGCCGTCTGCGCTTTTGCCGGACTGCCGGAGGCGTACTACGCCGACTGGTTGCAGGTGGCTAAGGAAGAGGCTGCGCATTTTGCGGCTCTGCGCGCCTTGCTGCAGGAAATGGGCGGCGACTACGGCGATCTCCCGGCGCATAACGGGCTGTGGGAAATGGCTTGCGAAACCGCCGATGACCCCCTCAAACGCATGGCTCTGGTACCGCGGGTCTTGGAGGCGCGGGGGCTCGATGCCACGCCCGGTATCCGCGCCCGCCTGCAGGCCGTAGGCGATACCCAAGCCGACGCCGTCCTGGCCGTCATCGAGCGCGAGGAAGTCGGGCATGTGGCCGCGGGTTCGCACTGGTTTCGCTGGCTTTGCGCCGCGCGCGGACTGGATGCCGAGGCGCAGTTTTTTCTCCTCCTCGATCGCTACTACCGTGGTCAACCCGGAGGGGATTTTGCCGTGGCGGCCCGCTTGGCAGCCGGTTTCTCGGAGTGGGAACTGCAGACCTTGCGCGCGCGGGCCGCCGAGGGGAGGGCGCATGGCTGA
- a CDS encoding glutathione peroxidase, with translation MPEKTELYDFCLPLLNGKDCCLRDFAGQVLLIVNTASLCGFTPQYNGLQALYERYRDRGFTVLAFPCNQFGHQEPGNADAIGDVCYGRFAVSFPVFAKIDVNGPSAHPLFTYLKSTQPGWLGPRIKWNFTKFLIDRSGKPRRRYSPRVSPQKIAPAIETLLQQGQP, from the coding sequence GTGCCAGAAAAGACGGAGCTCTACGATTTCTGTTTGCCTTTGCTCAACGGCAAGGACTGCTGTCTGCGCGATTTCGCCGGACAGGTCCTGCTCATCGTCAATACGGCAAGTCTCTGTGGCTTTACACCGCAGTACAATGGCCTGCAAGCACTCTATGAGCGTTACCGGGATCGCGGTTTCACCGTACTCGCTTTCCCCTGTAACCAGTTCGGCCACCAGGAGCCCGGCAATGCCGATGCCATAGGGGATGTCTGCTATGGGCGCTTCGCGGTCAGTTTTCCCGTTTTTGCCAAAATCGATGTCAACGGACCCAGCGCGCACCCGCTGTTCACCTATCTCAAAAGCACGCAGCCCGGCTGGTTGGGCCCGCGTATCAAATGGAATTTTACCAAATTTCTGATTGACCGCAGTGGCAAACCTCGACGTCGTTACTCGCCCCGTGTCTCGCCGCAGAAGATCGCGCCGGCCATCGAGACCCTTTTGCAGCAGGGGCAACCGTAA
- the tyrS gene encoding tyrosine--tRNA ligase, whose product MDHATALGQLQLGAADILPEGGLASLLQRAENEKRPLRIKLGMDPTAPDLHLGHTVLLHKARQFQDLGHDLLFLIGDFTARIGDPTGKNSTRPPLSPEDVQANAQTYREQIFKVLDPERTQVLFNSQWLDRLSPSEMIHLAAQSTVARMLERDDFSKRYAGGQPIAIHEFLYPLLQGYDSVAIKADVELGGTDQRFNLLVGRELQKNWGQPQQLVFTMPILEGLDGVQKMSKSLGNYIALQDPPEQIFGKVMSISDTLMWRYYSLLSRLPAAEQQRWQQECAAGTRNPRDCKLALAQELVTRFHGAGAGQVAYDGFLAQFQRHERPDNLPLQEIAMDQPYSVARLLQSLGWVRSSSEGMRKVREGAVRVQDARIEDPGLSLSPGEEYLVQYGKKHFARVVLR is encoded by the coding sequence ATGGATCACGCGACAGCTTTAGGCCAATTGCAGCTCGGCGCAGCCGATATCCTGCCCGAGGGTGGTCTGGCCTCGCTATTGCAGCGAGCAGAAAATGAAAAACGGCCGCTACGGATCAAGCTGGGTATGGACCCAACGGCACCGGATCTCCACCTCGGTCACACGGTTCTGCTACACAAGGCACGCCAATTTCAGGATCTGGGGCACGACTTGCTGTTTCTCATTGGAGATTTTACCGCACGCATCGGTGATCCCACTGGCAAGAACAGTACCCGCCCGCCGCTCAGCCCGGAGGATGTGCAGGCCAATGCCCAGACCTACCGCGAGCAGATTTTCAAGGTCCTCGACCCCGAACGCACACAAGTGCTGTTCAATTCGCAGTGGCTCGACCGCCTCAGTCCGAGTGAAATGATTCACCTCGCGGCGCAGTCCACCGTTGCCCGCATGCTTGAACGAGACGACTTCAGCAAGCGCTACGCTGGCGGCCAGCCCATCGCCATTCATGAGTTCCTCTATCCCCTGCTGCAAGGGTATGACTCTGTGGCCATCAAGGCCGATGTCGAACTGGGTGGTACCGATCAACGGTTCAATTTACTGGTGGGCCGAGAGTTGCAGAAAAATTGGGGTCAGCCACAGCAGCTCGTCTTCACCATGCCCATCCTCGAAGGGCTCGATGGCGTGCAAAAAATGTCCAAGTCCCTGGGCAACTACATTGCCTTACAAGATCCTCCGGAGCAGATCTTTGGAAAGGTGATGTCCATCTCCGATACCCTGATGTGGCGCTACTACAGCCTTCTCTCGCGCCTGCCAGCGGCGGAGCAGCAGCGTTGGCAGCAAGAGTGTGCGGCCGGGACGCGCAATCCCCGCGACTGCAAACTTGCCCTAGCGCAAGAGCTGGTCACCCGTTTTCATGGCGCCGGTGCTGGGCAGGTGGCGTATGACGGTTTTCTGGCGCAATTTCAACGGCATGAACGTCCAGATAACCTCCCTTTGCAGGAGATTGCCATGGACCAGCCGTATAGTGTCGCGCGCCTGTTGCAGAGTCTGGGCTGGGTGCGCAGCAGCAGCGAGGGGATGCGCAAGGTGCGCGAGGGAGCCGTTCGCGTGCAGGATGCGCGCATCGAAGATCCCGGGCTATCTCTTTCCCCCGGCGAAGAATATCTCGTGCAGTATGGAAAAAAACATTTCGCCCGCGTGGTTCTGCGGTAA
- a CDS encoding porin: protein MTRTKPLLLSGVVSAALAAGFLYAPGAEAANWFELQGISPAKAPLFGVSGFIEPTVWAQPGTEDGLLHEVPHINQIGPDFSQNTTAGILRARIMFRGNLNPNISYFVAGEFGNNGFTHVRGGYQPGLIDGHVTFSYIPGARVEVGLIRAPSSEGAMQGFMSYNYVISATVINQLMNQPMLNSAYVSKDSPAGYLIPGTEKLGVNGYRYPGAMVFDWFRNGAWEFTYGAMVGMYGTVAAGNQSNEPMEAVRLQEAYILGGKGPFRSDIQGGIWYQHAVPRFDGVNYDMNRYGADLQYLQGYMHPWGRQFRFEYMRGNGWIDAPAAFNKADLKQAALYQTQLYPGIGNKAWGYMVEGGLFLTKHIEVNLRYDYYNRLPNDPAQNRIFKTYAVGLQYHFTPLTKLMAGYYFRTLDVPHPNATSESVANSVDNVFALQAMIAF from the coding sequence ATGACCAGAACGAAACCGCTACTGCTATCAGGAGTCGTATCCGCCGCGCTCGCTGCCGGCTTCTTGTATGCCCCGGGGGCGGAGGCCGCCAACTGGTTCGAGCTGCAAGGCATCTCTCCGGCAAAGGCCCCGTTGTTTGGAGTATCGGGCTTTATCGAGCCGACAGTCTGGGCGCAACCCGGTACTGAAGATGGCCTGCTCCACGAGGTGCCCCACATTAATCAGATTGGGCCAGACTTCAGTCAGAACACCACCGCCGGGATTCTGCGCGCTCGCATCATGTTTCGCGGGAACCTGAACCCGAATATCTCCTATTTTGTCGCAGGCGAATTCGGCAATAACGGTTTTACCCACGTGCGCGGCGGGTATCAACCGGGTTTGATCGATGGTCACGTCACTTTCAGTTACATCCCCGGAGCCCGGGTGGAGGTGGGTTTGATTCGCGCCCCAAGTAGCGAAGGCGCCATGCAGGGCTTCATGAGTTATAACTATGTCATTAGCGCAACGGTCATCAACCAGTTGATGAACCAGCCCATGCTGAATTCTGCCTATGTCAGCAAGGATAGCCCCGCCGGCTACCTGATTCCCGGCACAGAAAAACTGGGGGTTAACGGATACCGATATCCCGGTGCCATGGTTTTTGACTGGTTTCGCAATGGCGCCTGGGAATTCACCTACGGCGCCATGGTCGGGATGTATGGCACCGTCGCTGCTGGGAACCAATCGAATGAGCCGATGGAAGCAGTACGCTTGCAAGAGGCGTACATTCTGGGCGGCAAGGGACCATTTCGCAGTGACATTCAGGGCGGCATCTGGTACCAGCACGCCGTGCCACGTTTTGATGGCGTCAATTATGACATGAATCGTTACGGCGCCGACTTGCAATACCTCCAGGGATATATGCATCCCTGGGGTCGGCAGTTCCGCTTTGAATATATGCGCGGCAATGGCTGGATCGATGCACCTGCTGCCTTCAACAAGGCCGACCTGAAACAGGCAGCCTTGTACCAGACCCAACTGTACCCGGGAATTGGCAACAAGGCCTGGGGATACATGGTGGAGGGCGGCTTGTTTTTGACCAAGCATATCGAGGTCAATTTGCGCTATGACTATTATAATCGCCTGCCCAATGATCCGGCACAGAATCGCATCTTCAAGACCTATGCCGTGGGCTTGCAGTATCACTTCACTCCGCTGACCAAGTTGATGGCGGGTTATTACTTCCGCACCCTGGATGTGCCGCATCCCAATGCGACCAGTGAGAGTGTGGCAAATTCCGTCGATAACGTCTTCGCTTTACAAGCCATGATCGCTTTCTGA
- a CDS encoding DsrE family protein: MPIFRRFLLLLSVPVLLLCSSLPAWANVSMLHDFDFNKPTFIHDHPFAKAKVVLQVSQADPARWNLTLNNAQNLLNYFGQEQVQIVVVAFGPGIKMYLPKNKAIADRIAAINAEGVEFDVCHNSMEAFKKKTGHLPPLDPSVVIVPAGIVRIMQLESHGFDYIKP, translated from the coding sequence ATGCCAATTTTTCGCCGTTTTCTCCTTCTTCTCAGCGTCCCGGTGCTGCTGCTGTGCAGCAGTCTCCCGGCCTGGGCCAATGTATCGATGTTGCACGACTTCGACTTCAACAAGCCCACCTTCATTCATGATCACCCCTTTGCCAAGGCCAAGGTGGTGTTGCAGGTAAGTCAAGCCGACCCGGCGCGATGGAACCTCACTCTCAACAATGCGCAGAACCTGCTCAATTACTTTGGGCAAGAGCAAGTACAGATCGTGGTGGTCGCCTTCGGGCCCGGCATCAAAATGTATCTACCCAAAAACAAGGCCATTGCCGATCGAATTGCCGCCATCAATGCCGAAGGGGTGGAATTTGACGTCTGCCATAACAGCATGGAGGCTTTCAAGAAAAAGACCGGCCACTTGCCGCCCCTCGATCCATCGGTGGTCATCGTACCGGCGGGGATCGTGCGCATCATGCAGCTCGAATCCCATGGCTTTGACTACATAAAACCCTAA
- a CDS encoding type II secretion protein produces MTTESSSPYQGLVDAAVLDAATLHVAQRSAARRGIHTERILLHELGVSRCALLEALARYYGCAFLQYDERLPVPTELFAGLDPKQLRTQGWFPVRKVGETVIVAAVDPNAAEMRNAVRKSVPASVYEFRVALREDVSWYIQDYLHAEAPLLIGIERTGLAYWRNTMAHWRTKLAAHRTAHARARTSMKLLRWGLAMIALANVLTHLTANVLSPYHLPILLVGILLAFIGLVDYLRVRKARMDLPCSKELFDITIENIRFTERYHLPEAPIHAKDDSPLAKLAAAIPNHCSVLRPVPASKERTHLARERNILAAQRTIASSQRTSYARARTGLSLIRTGVAFIGLGIAIHKLLGESPYSFTEYLLMGAGALMLIDGLLWYLPARRLKYGLGRELSR; encoded by the coding sequence ATGACGACTGAATCCTCTTCCCCCTACCAGGGGCTGGTCGACGCTGCCGTCCTCGACGCCGCGACTCTGCACGTTGCCCAGCGCAGCGCTGCCCGTCGCGGCATTCATACCGAACGCATCCTGCTGCACGAGCTGGGGGTGTCGCGCTGCGCGCTTCTTGAGGCTCTGGCACGTTACTACGGCTGCGCCTTCCTCCAATACGACGAACGGCTGCCGGTGCCGACGGAGCTCTTTGCCGGTCTCGACCCCAAGCAACTGCGGACCCAAGGATGGTTTCCCGTGCGCAAAGTCGGGGAAACGGTGATCGTTGCTGCCGTCGATCCCAACGCTGCGGAAATGCGCAATGCGGTACGTAAGAGTGTGCCTGCGTCTGTCTATGAGTTTCGCGTTGCCCTGCGCGAGGATGTCTCCTGGTATATCCAGGATTATCTCCATGCCGAAGCGCCCCTGCTCATCGGTATCGAGCGCACAGGGCTTGCCTACTGGCGCAACACCATGGCGCACTGGCGTACCAAACTCGCCGCCCATCGTACTGCGCATGCGCGGGCCCGGACTTCCATGAAGCTGCTGCGCTGGGGGCTGGCCATGATCGCCTTGGCGAACGTCCTCACCCACCTGACCGCCAACGTCCTCTCGCCCTATCACCTGCCGATCCTGCTCGTAGGCATTCTGCTGGCGTTCATCGGCCTGGTCGATTACCTGCGGGTACGTAAAGCGCGCATGGATCTCCCCTGCAGCAAGGAGCTTTTCGACATCACCATCGAGAACATACGCTTTACCGAGCGCTATCATCTGCCAGAAGCGCCCATCCATGCCAAGGATGACAGTCCTCTCGCCAAGCTCGCTGCCGCCATTCCCAACCATTGCTCGGTGTTGCGGCCGGTGCCCGCAAGTAAGGAACGCACCCATCTCGCGCGGGAGCGCAACATCCTCGCGGCGCAGCGCACCATCGCCTCCAGTCAGCGGACCTCCTATGCCCGCGCCCGCACGGGGCTCTCGTTGATCCGCACCGGCGTGGCTTTCATCGGCCTTGGCATCGCCATCCACAAGTTGCTGGGAGAGAGCCCCTACAGTTTCACCGAGTACCTGCTCATGGGGGCGGGCGCCCTGATGCTGATTGATGGCCTGCTTTGGTATCTCCCGGCGCGGCGCCTCAAATATGGCCTAGGACGCGAACTTTCTCGCTAA
- a CDS encoding NAAT family transporter → MLSADIHGALRTLIALLAILNPIGAVPIFIALTNDETPQQRLQTAKMAARAVAVVLLVSAFLGEYILHFFGISIAAFQVAGGMILMLLAFNMLQAKSGGRYKHTPEEAAEGMQKEAVAVVPLAVPLLAGPGTMVTVIIAHNRSNSWLASGLLVVDILIISLVAYAALRLAEPLSNRMGVTGINISTRIFGLILAAIAVTFLANGLSTLFPGLHATAIS, encoded by the coding sequence TTGCTTAGTGCAGATATCCACGGCGCGTTGCGCACTCTGATCGCACTGTTGGCTATTCTGAACCCGATTGGCGCCGTGCCCATCTTCATTGCTCTCACCAACGATGAGACTCCGCAGCAGCGCCTGCAGACGGCGAAGATGGCGGCGCGAGCGGTAGCAGTGGTGCTGTTGGTTTCCGCCTTTCTGGGGGAATACATCCTGCATTTTTTTGGGATCAGCATCGCCGCTTTTCAGGTCGCAGGTGGGATGATTCTGATGTTGCTCGCGTTCAATATGCTGCAGGCCAAGTCTGGAGGGCGCTACAAACATACCCCGGAAGAGGCGGCAGAGGGGATGCAGAAAGAGGCGGTGGCGGTAGTACCGTTGGCTGTTCCTCTGCTCGCTGGACCGGGCACCATGGTCACCGTCATCATCGCGCACAATCGCAGCAATTCGTGGCTGGCCAGCGGTCTCCTGGTCGTCGATATTCTGATCATTAGTCTGGTGGCCTATGCGGCCCTGCGCCTTGCCGAACCCTTGAGCAACAGAATGGGGGTTACCGGGATCAATATCTCGACCCGGATTTTTGGTCTGATTCTCGCGGCGATTGCCGTCACCTTTCTCGCCAATGGATTGTCCACGCTTTTTCCGGGGCTACATGCCACCGCCATCTCATAA
- a CDS encoding FmdB family zinc ribbon protein, translating to MPTYEYVCKECGHQLSAEQKMSDPRLVDCPACGKPGLERQLSAGGFALKGNGWYATDFKGSSKTTKSEESSANAAPPCAGGACACH from the coding sequence ATGCCAACTTACGAATATGTATGCAAGGAATGCGGGCATCAGCTCAGCGCCGAGCAGAAAATGTCCGACCCGCGTCTGGTCGATTGTCCGGCCTGCGGCAAGCCCGGACTGGAGCGGCAACTCAGCGCCGGCGGCTTTGCTCTCAAAGGCAACGGCTGGTATGCAACGGATTTCAAGGGTTCCAGCAAAACGACCAAGAGCGAGGAGAGCAGCGCCAACGCGGCACCGCCGTGTGCGGGCGGCGCCTGCGCTTGTCATTGA